Genomic segment of Candidatus Liberimonas magnetica:
GTACAGCTCTATTTCGATTACTGAGTTCTGGACCATGAGTATCGAGTCTTGGGTCGTGAGTCCTGAGTCTTGAGTCTTGGGTCCTGTTCCCTGGTCACCGGTAACTGGTAACTGTTCACTGTTAGCTACCACTTCGCCTTCAATAAGCCATGTTATGGAAGCATTGTCAGGGTCGTTACTATCAATGAAAATATATTCACTTTTTTTGCCCGGAGAAAGCTCTTTTGGGTCTAAGGATATCTTGAAATCACATTTTTGGTTTTGTTTTATTACGGCTTTTGCCGGGGTTATTGAGATGCACGGGCATGAACTTCTGGCTGATACTTCTAAATTTCCAGTTCCTATGTTGCGTACCGAGAGAGTTTCATTGATCACAGTCCCCTTAATTATCTTTCCAGTATCCCAATAAGCTTTTGACAATGAAACTTTAGGCTGGGCGAATAAGCAAGACGGTAATAAAACAAGCAAATAGAATATTTTTAAACATTTCATTTGTATACTCTCCTATTTTAAAAAAACAAGCGGCAGAAATCTTTTGCCCGCTATATTTCATATTATAGGGAATTTCAAGAAAAGGCTCAATTGTACCTTGGTATAACATATATTATGCCCAAATATGGCATTTCGTAAAATGTGATACAATTAAAATAGTTTTTTGTATATTAAACTTTTATAAATATTAGGCACAAATCAGGATTGGGAGTATTAGAAATGTGTTAAAAAAAATATTAAAGATTAACGGAATTCTACTACTAACTGTTTATGAAACATAGAAGCTATTTTTTCTAACGTTCCTATGGTTACGTTATTATCATGCCGCTCTATTTTTGAAACAGTCTGCTGTGTAATTTTAAGTTTTTTTGCCATCTGTCTCTGGGTTAAGCGATACCTTTTCCTTAATCCTTCAATCTGAACGGCAATTAAAGCCCTTGTATGTGCTTTATCAAAGGCTTTCTTGAATTCTGGATTCTTTAATGCTTCTTTTTTAATTTCGTCAAATGACACTGATGTTTTCATGGTAAAATCCTCCCTTCTAGTTTATAAAAATTCTGCATATGATTTTTAGCTGTCTGTATCTCTTCCTCAGGC
This window contains:
- a CDS encoding helix-turn-helix domain-containing protein, whose translation is MKTSVSFDEIKKEALKNPEFKKAFDKAHTRALIAVQIEGLRKRYRLTQRQMAKKLKITQQTVSKIERHDNNVTIGTLEKIASMFHKQLVVEFR